The genomic segment ACCAATATTTCCGCCGAGATCGACATCGATGCCGAAAACGCCAAAGCAGCCCACGCCGAGGCCCACAGCTAGAGCGGCCAGTGACCCTGTTGCGCCTCAGCCTGCCGTGCTTAACCCAGTGAAGGAGCACCCATGACCACCGCTACTCAGTCCGCCGCCAGCCGCCGTCCGCTCGTGGACGCAGACACCGAGCGCCGCCTGCAGCGCTTCCTCTTCGATGAAGCCGAGCTCATCGACAACATGGAGTGGGACGACTGGCTCACCTGCCTGCACCCCGAGATCTGCTATTGGGCGCCAGTGCGTGAAAACCGCGTCTACCGCGAACGCAAGCACGAGTTTTATCCCAAGGGCACCTCGGTGTATTTCGAGGAAAGCTGGGAATTTCTGCGCCAACGCGTATTTCGCCTGCAGACCCAAACCGCGTGGGCGGAGGAGCCCGCTTCGCG from the Corynebacterium ciconiae DSM 44920 genome contains:
- a CDS encoding aromatic-ring-hydroxylating dioxygenase subunit beta, producing MTTATQSAASRRPLVDADTERRLQRFLFDEAELIDNMEWDDWLTCLHPEICYWAPVRENRVYRERKHEFYPKGTSVYFEESWEFLRQRVFRLQTQTAWAEEPASRSRHLITNIRVDARDDGDFDVRSNFFIYRSRGERSQDHIAGERRDIIRRDDSAPFDFLILEREIRFDMATILVKNLSLFY